In one window of Pseudomonas putida DNA:
- a CDS encoding HlyD family secretion protein, with amino-acid sequence MTQARKTVFIGSVLAVAVLAAIVGPWMFGSDHRQSTNDAYVTADYTVVAPKVAGFIKQVLVEDNQQVKAGQLLATIDARDYQAALDAAQAQLLVAKAQAIDARATLERQAALIAQAEAAVKAAQAEAGFADHEVTRYSRLAEQGAGTVQNAQQARSRVDQARARLANTQAALVATRKQVDILQAQVASADGQLKRAEAGVEKAELDLSYTRITAPVDGMVGERALRVGAYVNPGARLLSVVPLQQAYVVGNFQETQLTHVQPGQPVRISVDTFSGETLHGHVESIAPATGVTFAAVKPDNATGNFTKVVQRIPVRIVFDDGQPLLERLRVGMSVEATIDTQGDTLAGKEVTAR; translated from the coding sequence ATGACCCAAGCACGCAAGACAGTTTTCATCGGCTCGGTACTCGCCGTGGCCGTCCTCGCCGCCATCGTCGGCCCCTGGATGTTCGGCAGCGACCACCGCCAGAGCACCAACGACGCCTACGTCACCGCCGACTACACCGTGGTCGCGCCGAAGGTAGCAGGCTTCATCAAGCAGGTGCTGGTCGAGGACAACCAGCAGGTCAAGGCCGGCCAGTTGCTGGCGACCATCGACGCCCGCGACTACCAGGCCGCACTGGATGCCGCCCAGGCCCAACTGCTGGTGGCCAAGGCGCAGGCCATCGATGCCCGCGCCACCCTCGAGCGCCAGGCGGCGCTGATCGCCCAGGCCGAGGCCGCAGTGAAGGCGGCGCAGGCCGAGGCCGGTTTCGCCGACCATGAAGTGACGCGCTACAGCCGCCTGGCCGAGCAGGGCGCCGGCACTGTGCAGAACGCCCAGCAGGCGCGCAGCCGCGTCGACCAGGCCCGCGCGCGGCTGGCCAACACCCAGGCGGCACTGGTGGCCACGCGCAAGCAGGTGGACATCCTCCAAGCCCAGGTCGCCAGTGCCGATGGCCAACTCAAGCGCGCCGAAGCCGGCGTGGAAAAAGCCGAGCTGGACCTCTCCTACACCCGCATCACCGCGCCGGTGGACGGCATGGTCGGCGAACGCGCGCTGCGTGTTGGCGCCTACGTCAATCCAGGCGCGCGGCTGCTGTCGGTGGTGCCACTGCAACAGGCCTATGTGGTCGGCAACTTCCAGGAAACCCAACTGACCCATGTGCAGCCCGGCCAGCCGGTGCGCATCAGTGTCGATACCTTCTCCGGCGAGACCCTGCACGGGCATGTCGAGAGCATCGCGCCGGCCACCGGCGTCACCTTCGCCGCGGTGAAGCCGGACAACGCGACCGGCAACTTCACCAAGGTGGTGCAGCGGATTCCGGTGAGGATCGTCTTCGATGATGGGCAGCCTTTGCTCGAGCGTCTTCGTGTGGGCATGTCGGTGGAGGC
- a CDS encoding MFS transporter — translation MSSLSAPAAALAAAPVAAAPAQTPFGLRVVVGLFGVLLAVLCAGLNEAVTKISLADIRGAMGIGADEGAWLVAVYAAASVSAMAFAPWLATTFSLRRFTMTAIGLFAVLGLVQPLAPNLHSLMLLRVLQGFASGALPPMLMSVALRFLPPNIKVYGLACYALTATFGPNLGTPLAGLWTEYVGWQWTFWQIILPSALAIFCVGWGLPEDPLRLERFRQFDWRGVLLGLPAISSIVLGLSLGDRWGWFDSPLICWLLGGGLLLLVLFMYNEWSEPLPFFQLRMLSRRNLSFALVTLAGVLVVLSGVGSIPSAYLAQIQGYRPAQTSPLMMLVAMPQLIALPLTAALCNIRAVDCRWVLASGLAMLAASCVGSSLLTSEWIRGDFYPYYLLQVFGQPMAVLPLLMLSTNGMTPQEGPFASAWFNTVKGLAAVIATGLLDALGTLRRHFHSNHLVDSLGNAPLLDDGAANLARRLHEQALVLTSADLYLVMACIAVALICLIPFVPTRVYPPRAVA, via the coding sequence ATGAGTTCCCTGAGCGCACCCGCCGCTGCACTCGCTGCCGCCCCGGTGGCTGCTGCGCCCGCGCAGACGCCATTCGGCCTGCGCGTGGTGGTGGGGTTGTTCGGTGTGTTGCTTGCGGTGCTTTGCGCCGGGCTCAACGAGGCGGTGACGAAGATTTCCCTGGCCGATATCCGCGGCGCCATGGGCATCGGCGCCGACGAGGGCGCCTGGCTGGTGGCGGTGTATGCCGCTGCATCGGTTTCGGCCATGGCCTTCGCACCTTGGCTGGCCACCACCTTCTCGCTGCGCCGCTTCACCATGACAGCCATTGGCCTGTTCGCCGTGCTGGGCCTGGTCCAGCCCTTGGCCCCCAACCTGCATAGCCTGATGCTGCTGCGGGTGCTCCAGGGCTTTGCCTCGGGGGCATTGCCGCCGATGCTGATGAGCGTGGCGCTGCGCTTCCTGCCGCCGAACATCAAGGTCTATGGCCTGGCCTGCTACGCCCTGACTGCCACGTTCGGGCCCAACCTCGGCACGCCACTGGCGGGCCTGTGGACCGAATATGTCGGCTGGCAGTGGACGTTCTGGCAGATCATCCTGCCCTCGGCACTGGCGATCTTCTGCGTCGGTTGGGGCCTGCCGGAGGACCCGCTGCGCCTGGAGCGCTTCCGGCAGTTCGACTGGCGTGGCGTGCTGCTGGGGTTGCCGGCCATCAGCAGTATCGTGCTGGGCCTGTCGCTGGGCGATCGTTGGGGCTGGTTCGATTCGCCCTTGATCTGCTGGCTGCTGGGCGGTGGCCTGCTGTTGCTGGTGCTGTTCATGTACAACGAATGGTCCGAGCCCTTGCCGTTCTTCCAGTTGCGCATGCTGTCGCGGCGCAACCTGAGCTTCGCCCTGGTGACCTTGGCCGGCGTGCTGGTCGTACTTTCCGGCGTAGGTAGCATTCCTTCGGCGTACCTGGCGCAGATCCAGGGGTATCGTCCGGCGCAGACCAGCCCGCTGATGATGCTGGTGGCCATGCCGCAACTGATCGCGCTGCCGCTCACCGCAGCGCTGTGCAATATCCGCGCGGTGGACTGCCGCTGGGTACTGGCGAGCGGGCTGGCGATGCTGGCGGCCTCGTGCGTGGGCAGCAGCCTGCTCACCAGCGAATGGATCCGCGGTGATTTCTACCCGTACTACCTGTTGCAGGTGTTCGGCCAGCCGATGGCGGTGCTGCCACTGCTGATGCTTTCGACCAACGGCATGACCCCGCAGGAAGGCCCGTTCGCGTCCGCCTGGTTCAACACCGTGAAGGGCCTGGCGGCAGTGATCGCCACCGGCCTGCTCGATGCCCTGGGCACCCTGCGCAGGCATTTTCATTCCAACCATCTGGTCGACAGCCTGGGCAATGCGCCACTGCTGGACGATGGCGCGGCGAACCTGGCCAGGCGCCTTCACGAACAGGCCCTGGTACTGACCTCGGCCGACCTTTACCTGGTGATGGCCTGCATCGCCGTGGCCCTGATCTGCCTGATTCCCTTTGTGCCTACCCGGGTCTATCCGCCCCGTGCGGTGGCCTGA
- a CDS encoding LysR family transcriptional regulator: MQLPDMNLLVALDALLDEGSVVGAAQRMNLSPAAMSRTLGRIRDALGDPILVRAGRGLVPTPRALALRDQVRALVEQAGLVFNSGEDVDLPNLERAFNIRTNDLFVALYGARLLHMMLAEAPRTVLRFVPEAHGDDDLVLRHGQIDLVVSSSIELGPEIKVQHLFDTHFVGLARDDHPIFDAPITPERFARYPQISVSRRGRANGPIDVELSNYKLQRRVSLITPSFHSAMFSLPDSDLILPMPANILGNVLKFGLPLRSFEIPVELEKVRVMQAWHPRFDNDPAHRWLRRTLKACCSAEP, from the coding sequence ATGCAACTCCCGGACATGAACCTGCTTGTCGCCCTCGATGCCCTGCTCGACGAGGGCAGTGTGGTGGGCGCTGCGCAGCGCATGAACCTGAGCCCAGCGGCGATGAGCCGCACACTGGGGCGCATCCGCGACGCGCTGGGCGACCCGATTCTGGTGCGCGCCGGGCGCGGCCTGGTGCCGACACCCCGCGCGCTGGCCCTGCGTGACCAGGTGCGGGCGCTGGTCGAGCAGGCCGGGCTGGTGTTCAACAGCGGCGAGGACGTCGACCTGCCGAACCTGGAGCGCGCTTTCAACATCCGCACCAACGACCTGTTCGTCGCGCTGTATGGCGCGCGCCTGCTGCACATGATGCTGGCCGAGGCACCGCGCACGGTGCTGCGTTTCGTGCCGGAAGCCCATGGCGATGACGACCTCGTGCTGCGCCACGGGCAGATCGACCTGGTGGTGAGTTCGAGCATCGAACTGGGGCCGGAGATCAAGGTGCAGCATCTGTTCGATACACACTTCGTGGGCCTGGCGCGGGACGACCATCCGATCTTCGACGCGCCGATCACCCCCGAGCGCTTTGCCCGCTATCCACAGATCAGCGTGTCGCGGCGCGGGCGGGCCAATGGGCCGATCGACGTGGAGCTGAGCAACTACAAATTGCAGCGGCGAGTGTCGCTGATCACCCCGAGCTTCCACTCGGCGATGTTCTCCCTGCCGGATTCCGACCTCATCCTGCCGATGCCGGCGAATATCCTCGGCAATGTGCTGAAGTTCGGGCTGCCGCTGCGCTCCTTCGAGATTCCGGTGGAGTTGGAGAAGGTGCGGGTGATGCAGGCCTGGCATCCACGCTTCGACAATGACCCGGCGCATCGGTGGCTGCGGCGCACGCTGAAGGCGTGTTGCAGTGCCGAGCCTTGA
- a CDS encoding universal stress protein, with product MPILIAIDASPASAPLIDLARRYCRPGEHPLQVLLAIDPTFAVHERPASYTEQELEEYPAACEEQQLAERALQQAVATLREAGFQCQGCMVAAQPVEAIVDKTRELGCELIIMGHRHLSRLGRLLDPSISSKVIDRVQVPVLVCPAGE from the coding sequence ATGCCCATCCTCATCGCCATCGACGCCTCCCCCGCCAGCGCCCCCCTGATCGACCTCGCCCGCCGCTACTGCCGCCCCGGCGAACATCCATTGCAGGTACTGCTGGCCATCGACCCGACCTTCGCCGTGCACGAGCGCCCGGCGTCCTATACCGAGCAGGAACTGGAGGAATACCCCGCCGCCTGCGAGGAGCAGCAACTGGCCGAACGCGCCCTGCAACAAGCCGTGGCCACGCTGCGCGAAGCGGGTTTCCAATGCCAGGGTTGCATGGTCGCTGCGCAACCGGTCGAGGCCATCGTCGACAAGACCCGGGAACTCGGCTGCGAGCTGATCATCATGGGCCACCGGCACCTGTCGCGCCTCGGCAGGCTGCTGGACCCGTCGATCAGCAGCAAGGTGATCGACCGGGTACAGGTACCAGTGCTGGTCTGCCCGGCAGGCGAGTGA
- a CDS encoding HlyD family secretion protein: MKKFFSLLATLLVLTAAVVIGRQLWLHYMTTPWTRDGRVRADIINVAADVPGYVVDVPVRDNQQVKKGDVLIRIDPEHYRLAVEQARALVASRKSTWEMRKVNARRRADLDNLVISKENRDDASNIANAALADYQQAQAQLAAAELNLKRTEIVATVDGYVTNLNIHKGDYARTGEAVMAVVDEHSFWVYGFFEETKLPHVKVGDQAELQMMSGELLKGHVESIARGIYDRDNPQSRELVADVNPTFNWVRLAQRVPVRIHIDEVPEGYLLAAGTTCTVVVRPGGA, encoded by the coding sequence ATGAAAAAGTTCTTCAGCCTCCTCGCCACCCTGCTGGTGCTGACCGCTGCCGTGGTGATCGGCCGCCAGTTGTGGCTGCACTACATGACCACGCCCTGGACCCGCGACGGTCGCGTGCGCGCCGACATCATCAACGTCGCGGCCGATGTGCCGGGCTATGTGGTGGACGTGCCGGTGCGTGACAACCAGCAGGTGAAGAAGGGCGATGTGCTGATCCGCATCGACCCCGAGCACTATCGCCTGGCCGTGGAGCAGGCCCGGGCGCTGGTCGCTTCGCGCAAGTCCACCTGGGAGATGCGCAAGGTCAACGCACGGCGCCGTGCCGACCTGGACAACCTGGTCATCTCCAAGGAGAACCGCGACGACGCCAGCAATATCGCCAACGCCGCCCTGGCCGACTATCAGCAGGCCCAGGCACAACTGGCAGCGGCCGAGCTGAACCTCAAGCGCACCGAGATCGTCGCCACGGTCGACGGCTACGTCACCAACCTGAACATCCACAAGGGCGATTACGCCCGCACCGGCGAGGCGGTGATGGCGGTGGTGGACGAGCACTCGTTCTGGGTGTACGGCTTCTTCGAGGAGACCAAGCTGCCGCATGTGAAGGTGGGGGACCAGGCCGAGCTGCAGATGATGAGCGGCGAGTTGCTCAAGGGGCATGTCGAGAGCATTGCCCGCGGCATCTATGACCGTGACAACCCGCAGAGCCGCGAGCTGGTCGCCGATGTGAACCCGACCTTCAACTGGGTGCGCCTGGCGCAGCGGGTGCCGGTGCGGATTCATATCGATGAAGTGCCCGAAGGCTACCTGCTGGCCGCTGGCACGACCTGCACGGTGGTGGTCAGGCCGGGCGGGGCGTGA
- a CDS encoding DUF1656 domain-containing protein, whose protein sequence is MPREIAFHGVYMPTMTLMFLFAAGLAWGLDRFIASHDGYRFFWHPALLRLSLFVCLFGALALSVYW, encoded by the coding sequence ATGCCCCGTGAGATCGCCTTCCATGGCGTGTACATGCCCACCATGACACTGATGTTCCTGTTCGCTGCAGGCCTGGCTTGGGGCCTGGACCGCTTCATCGCCAGCCACGACGGCTATCGCTTCTTCTGGCACCCGGCGCTGTTGCGCCTGTCCCTGTTCGTCTGCCTGTTCGGCGCACTGGCGCTGTCTGTCTACTGGTGA
- a CDS encoding FUSC family protein: MRWLSNLEWRRGFFAWARTDGVTWVYIFKVLAAAFLTLWLAMRLELPQPRTAMITVFIVMQPQSGHVFAKSFYRMLGTLAGSAMMVALIAIFPQNTELFLPSLALWVGLCSAGAMRYRTFRAYGFVLAGYTAAMIGLPVLQHPDQAFMAAVWRVLEISLGILVSTLVSAAILPQSASAAMRNALYQRFGVFAGVVVEALRGNSQRALFESCNVRFIAEAVGLESLRNVTAFEDPHMRRRSGRLVRMNSEFMAITTRFNALHRLLERLRARGPAQIVGAIEPGLHTLAQLLEPYVGRALTDADALRLTLELAAYKDGLQAQVRGLRAAYLETGPSDADLLDFHTTYELLYRLVDDLYSYAQTHASLAAHNHEREQWDEPYVAQTSWLVSLAAGVRGAAVLLLLGSYWLLSDWPSGAMMTLIATVTAGLSAASPNPRRMSFQMACGTLLGAFIGFFETFFVFPWIDGFALLCMVLAPVFVLGAFLSSRPAYAGYGVGLLVFFAIGSVPNNLTVYDPYAFINDYIGMIIGMLVCAAAGAIILPPNSRWLWSRLEQDLREQVLFAIGGRLRGLGSAFESRTRDLLHQAYGLAAGKPQVQAELMGWMFVVSEVGHAVIELRKEQANAPVHPAYAESQPWRQAIRVMGRALARLFLQPNASNHERALVAVDHAISRVQATDEPFARHFDTSVLRRAQSYLHFIRTSLLDPQSPLAPAKGLHHAP, from the coding sequence ATGCGTTGGCTGTCCAACCTGGAATGGCGCCGGGGCTTCTTTGCCTGGGCGCGCACCGACGGGGTGACCTGGGTCTACATCTTCAAGGTGCTCGCTGCGGCGTTCCTCACCCTTTGGCTGGCCATGCGCCTGGAGCTGCCGCAGCCGCGCACGGCGATGATCACCGTGTTCATCGTCATGCAGCCGCAGAGCGGGCATGTGTTCGCCAAGAGTTTCTATCGCATGCTCGGCACCCTGGCCGGTTCGGCGATGATGGTCGCGCTGATCGCGATCTTCCCGCAGAACACCGAGCTGTTCCTGCCCAGCCTGGCGCTGTGGGTTGGTCTGTGCTCGGCAGGGGCCATGCGCTATCGCACCTTCCGCGCCTATGGCTTCGTGCTGGCCGGTTATACCGCGGCGATGATCGGCCTGCCGGTGCTCCAGCACCCTGACCAGGCATTCATGGCCGCGGTATGGCGGGTGCTGGAGATCTCTCTGGGGATTCTCGTCTCGACCCTGGTCAGTGCCGCGATCCTGCCGCAATCGGCCAGCGCCGCCATGCGCAATGCCTTGTACCAGCGCTTCGGCGTGTTTGCCGGGGTGGTGGTCGAGGCCCTGCGCGGCAACAGCCAGCGTGCGCTGTTCGAGTCGTGCAACGTGCGTTTCATCGCCGAGGCGGTGGGGCTGGAGAGCCTGCGCAACGTCACCGCCTTCGAAGACCCGCACATGCGCAGGCGCTCCGGGCGCCTGGTGCGCATGAACAGCGAATTCATGGCCATCACCACCCGTTTCAACGCCTTGCACCGTTTGCTCGAACGCCTGCGTGCACGCGGCCCGGCGCAGATCGTCGGCGCCATCGAGCCGGGCCTGCATACCCTGGCGCAATTGCTCGAGCCCTACGTCGGGCGAGCCCTGACCGATGCCGATGCGCTACGCCTGACCCTGGAACTGGCAGCCTACAAGGATGGCCTCCAGGCGCAGGTGCGCGGGCTGCGTGCGGCGTACCTGGAGACCGGCCCCAGCGACGCCGACCTACTGGACTTCCACACCACCTACGAGCTGCTCTACCGCCTGGTCGACGACCTCTACAGCTACGCCCAGACCCATGCCTCGCTCGCCGCGCACAACCACGAACGCGAGCAGTGGGACGAGCCCTATGTGGCACAGACCAGCTGGCTGGTGTCGCTGGCCGCCGGCGTGCGTGGCGCCGCGGTGCTGTTGCTGCTGGGCAGCTACTGGCTGCTCAGCGACTGGCCCAGCGGCGCCATGATGACGCTGATCGCCACGGTCACCGCCGGCCTTTCGGCAGCCTCACCCAACCCCAGGCGCATGTCGTTCCAGATGGCGTGCGGCACCTTGCTCGGGGCGTTCATCGGGTTCTTCGAGACCTTCTTCGTGTTCCCCTGGATCGACGGTTTCGCCCTGCTGTGCATGGTGCTGGCGCCGGTGTTCGTGCTCGGGGCGTTCCTCTCGTCGCGTCCGGCCTATGCCGGTTATGGCGTGGGCTTGCTGGTGTTCTTCGCCATCGGTTCGGTGCCCAACAACCTCACGGTCTACGACCCATACGCCTTCATCAACGATTACATCGGCATGATCATCGGCATGCTGGTCTGCGCTGCGGCCGGGGCGATCATCCTGCCGCCGAACAGCCGTTGGCTATGGAGCCGCCTGGAGCAGGACCTGCGCGAACAGGTGCTGTTCGCCATCGGTGGGCGCCTGCGTGGCCTGGGCTCGGCTTTCGAGAGTCGCACTCGTGACCTGCTGCACCAGGCCTATGGCCTGGCGGCCGGCAAGCCGCAGGTGCAGGCCGAGCTGATGGGCTGGATGTTCGTGGTATCGGAAGTCGGCCACGCCGTGATCGAACTGCGCAAGGAGCAGGCCAACGCCCCGGTGCACCCGGCCTATGCCGAATCGCAGCCCTGGCGCCAGGCGATCCGGGTGATGGGGCGCGCCCTGGCGCGGCTGTTCCTGCAGCCCAACGCCAGCAACCACGAGCGCGCGCTGGTGGCGGTCGACCACGCCATCAGCCGCGTGCAGGCCACCGACGAACCTTTCGCCCGGCACTTCGACACGTCGGTGCTGCGCCGCGCGCAGAGCTACCTGCACTTCATCCGCACCTCGCTGCTCGACCCCCAGTCACCCCTGGCCCCGGCCAAAGGATTGCACCATGCCCCGTGA